The Stigmatella aurantiaca DW4/3-1 genome contains the following window.
CGATGCCGTTTATGTTGCCCGAGCTCCCGTACCCGAAGGACGCGCTGGCCCCGCACATGAGCGCGGAGACGCTGGATTACCACCATGGCAAGCACCACGCGACGTATGTGAACAAGCTGAACGAGCTGCTCGCGGGCAAGCCCGAGGCGGACAAGTCCCTGGTGGACATCATCCTGAGCAGCGATGGACCCGTGTTCAACAACGCGGCCCAGGTGTGGAACCACACCTTCTTCTGGCACTGCATGAAGCCCAGCGGCGGAGGCGCGCCGGCGGGGGAGCTGGCGGACGCCATCAACCGGGACTTCGGCTCCTACGACAACTTCAAGAAGGCGTTCTCCGAAGCCGCCACGACGCAGTTCGGCTCCGGCTGGGCGTGGCTGGTGCAGGACGGCAGCAAGCTGGCCGTGATGAAGACGGCCAACGCGGACCTGCCGATGAAGCACGGCAAGAAGGCACTCCTCACCATCGACGTCTGGGAGCACGCCTACTACATCGACTACCGCAACGCGCGTCCCAAGTTCATCGAGACGTTCCTCACGAGCCTGGTGAACTGGGACTTCGTGGCTGGAAACCTCAAGAACCCCTGAGGGGCATGACGTGACGGGGGCCGCGCGGCCCGGCCTGGCTCCGTCCAGCGCTGCGCGGTTCCTGGGGCTGTGTCAGAAGCACTCACCGCAGCCCAGGTGCAGCCCCACTCACATCGCATCTCCTAGCATGCCTGTTGTTCCCCAGGCCCAGACCGTGCCATCGGGACGGATGGCCAACAGCCACACTCCCAGACTTGCACACAGCACTCGATTCATTTTCCAACGCCGCTGTCCAAGCGCCGAATCCTGTTGGGCAATGGGTGGCCACACCGGGCCTCCAGGCGCGAAGCCAGTGGTGTATTCTCATCCTGTCCGGCGAGGGGGGCCCAAATCACGTTGGGCAAAGCGCGAGGCTTCTCTGTCAAAAGCCACG
Protein-coding sequences here:
- a CDS encoding superoxide dismutase, with protein sequence MPFMLPELPYPKDALAPHMSAETLDYHHGKHHATYVNKLNELLAGKPEADKSLVDIILSSDGPVFNNAAQVWNHTFFWHCMKPSGGGAPAGELADAINRDFGSYDNFKKAFSEAATTQFGSGWAWLVQDGSKLAVMKTANADLPMKHGKKALLTIDVWEHAYYIDYRNARPKFIETFLTSLVNWDFVAGNLKNP